The genomic interval CACCACCGGTTACCACGCTGCACCTTCTGACGTGTTTGTCAGCAACCAGCTGATCCGCCGTATGGGTCTTCGTTCCGGTGACGCCATTGAAGGTCAGGTTCGTATGAACCAGGGTGGTGGCAACCACAACAACCATGGTCGCAACCGTCAGAAGTACAACAACTTGGTGCGCGTGGAGATGGTTAACGGTCTTCCTGCTGAAGAGACTCGCAACCGTCCTGAGTTCGGCAAGCTGACTCCTCTGTACCCGAACCAGCGTCTGCGTTTGGAAACTGAGCAGAAGATTCTTACCACTCGTGTGATCGACTTGATCATGCCTATTGGTAAGGGACAGCGTGCTTTGATTGTGTCGCCACCTAAGGCTGGTAAGACCACGATCCTGCAGAACATTGCGAACGCTATTTCCACCAACAACCCAGAGTGCTACCTCATGGTTGTTTTGGTTGATGAGCGTCCGGAAGAAGTTACTGATATGCAGCGCTCCGTCAACGGCGAAGTGATTTCTTCTACTTTCGATCGTCCACCATCAGAGCACACTGCGGTTGCTGAGCTGGCGATTGAGCGTGCGAAGCGCCTGGTGGAGCAGGGCCAGGACGTCGTTGTTCTGCTTGACTCCATTACTCGTTTGGGCCGTGCGTACAACAACAGCTCACCTGCATCGGGACGTATTTTGTCCGGTGGTGTGGATTCCAATGCACTGTACCCGCCGAAGCGTTTCTTGGGTGCTGCTCGAAACATCGAAAATGGTGGATCTTTGACCATCATCGCAACTGCCATGGTGGAAACCGGCTCTGCTGGTGACACCGTGATCTTCGAGGAGTTCAAGGGCACTGGTAACGCTGAGCTGAAGCTGGATCGTAAGATCTCTGAGCGCCGCGTTTTCCCAGCTGTGGATGTTAATCCTTCTGGTACTCGTAAGGACGAGCTGTTGCTCAACCCGGACGAGGCTCGCATTATGCACAAGCTGCGTCGTATTCTGTCTGCACTTGATAATCAGCAAGCCATTGATCTGTTGATCAAGCAGCTGAAGAAGACCAAGTCCAATGCGGAATTCCTCATGCAGGTTGCTTCCAGCGCTCCAATGGCAGGCACAGAAAAAGAGGAGGATTACTCCTAATGGCATCGCAGGTTTCTGCAGTTGACGATATTTTGTCGGAGTACCACGGTCTGGAACAGCAGATGGCTGATCCGGAGTTGCACAATGATGCGGCAGCAGCGCGCCGGGTAGGTAAGCGCTACTCGGAGTTGCAGCCGATCATTAACGTGCACCGTGATTTGGTGTCTGCCCAGGAAGATCTTGAGGCAGCCCGTGAAATGGCACATGAGGACCATGAGTTCCAGGCCGAGGCTGAGCGCCTTGAGGTGGAAGTTGTGGAGTTGGAAGAAAAGCTCGCTGATCTTCTTGCACCTCGTGATCCTCATGATGGCGAAGACATCGTGATGGAAATCAAGGCTGGCGCAGGCGGCGAAGAGGCAGCGTTGTTCGCTGGCGATTTGTTGCGCATGTACCAAAAGTTTGCGGATAAGCACGGCTTTGTCGTGGAGGTTTTGGACTCTGCAGAATCTGACCTCGGTGGTGTCAAGGACATCACCTTGTCTATTCGTTCCCGTCAGCCATCCCGCGATGGTGCGTGGAGCCAGTTCAAGTTTGAAGGTGGCGTGCACCGTGTTCAGCGTGTGCCTGTTACTGAATCTCAGGGACGCATCCAGACCTCTGCTGCTGGTGTCTTGGTTTACCCAGAACCAGATGAGGTGGAAAACGTTGAGATCGATGAGAAGGATATTCGCGTCGATGTGTACCGTTCCTCAGGTAAGGGTGGTCAGGGCGTTAACACCACTGACTCCGCTGTGCGTATTACCCACTTGCCAACTGGTTTGGTGGTGACCTGTCAGAAGGAGCGCTCCCAGATTCAGAACCGTGCGCGTGCGATGCAGGTTTTGGCTGCCCGTTTACAGGCGATGAAGGAAGAGGAAGCGGCGGCTGAGGCTGCTACGGGACGTGCTGCGCAGATTCGCACCATGGACCGCTCTGAGCGCATCCGTACCTACAACTGGCCGGAAAACCGCATCAGCGATCACCGTATTGGTTTTAAGGCGAACAACCTTGATTCGGTTCTCGATGGTGAATTGGATGATCTGTTCACCGCGTTGCAGGCTGCTGAGCGTGCAGAACGTCTTGAGGCCGAGGGCTAAATGCTGACCCTTGGGGAAGCTTTGCGCGACGCCACCGCCACCCTGGAAAGGGCGGGGGTGGCGTCGCCACTTGTGGACGCTCGTTTGATTGCGGCTCATTTGCTGGGTTGCGGTCCGCTCGATATTGCATTGCGCATGCGTGATGAGGTGCCGGCTGGGTTTGCGGCGGCGGTTGAGCGTCGTGCGCGACGCGAACCGCTGCAGCACATCTTGGGCACGGCACCCATGGGCCCGTTGGATTTGCATGTGGGACCGGGCGTGTTCATTCCGCGCCCGGAAACCGAGGTGCTCGCGGACTGGGCCGTGCGGCAGGTGGCTGGCGACGTCGAAAAGCGAAAAATCGTTGACCTGTGCACCGGATCCGGCGCGCTTGCGGCCTACATCGGGCATGCGCTTATCGACGCGACCCTCTACGCTGTCGAACTCGATCCGGGGGCAGCGACCTGGGCGCAGCGAAACTTTGATGAATTTGCCCCGCAGGTGAAGCTCATCCACGGTGATGTAACAGATCCGACATTGTTGGCTGAGGTGCATGGCACGATCGATCTCGTTGTGTCAAATCCGCCGTATGTGCCTGAATCTGATGATTTGGATCCAGAGGTCTACCAAGATCCACACATGGCGGTATTTAGTGGCGCTGATGGCATGGATGTCATCAACAAGATGGTGCACCTGATCTTCAATTTGCTGAAATCTGGTGGGGCAGTGGGCATCGAACATGATGACACCACTTCTGACGCCGTCCGCCAAGTTTTTTCTCAGCACGGGGGATTTGGCACTATTGAAGTGCTTCATGATCTCACCGGCAGAGCGCGTTTTGTTACAGCGCGTAAACTGTGACTTTGAAAAATTTTTGAACAATCCGTACACCAACTTCAGGAGAAAAACAGTGAGCAGAATCTATGACTGTGCCGACCAAGACTCCCGTGCAGCAGGCCTAAAGGCGGCTGTCGATGCAGTCAAAGCCGGTCAGCTCGTTGTCCTTCCCACGGATACCCTTTATGGACTCGGCTGCGACGCTTTCAACAACGAGGCAGTAGCCAACCTTCTGGCCACCAAACACCGTGGCCCCGATATGCCCGTTCCAGTGCTCGTCGGCAGCTGGGACACCATTCAAGGACTTGTGCACTCCTATTCTGCGCAGGCAAAAGCGCTTGTGGAGGCGTTCTGGCCTGGTGGACTGTCCATCATCGTTCCGCAGGCACCAAGCCTTCCGTGGAACCTTGGCGATACCCGTGGCACCGTAATGCTGCGCATGCCACTGCACCCAGTTGCCATTGAATTGCTGCGCCAAACCGGACCAATGGCTGTCTCCTCCGCCAACATCTCCGGACATACTCCTCCAACCACCGTGCTGGAGGCTCGTCAGCAGCTCAACCAAAATGTCGCTGTCTACCTCGATGGTGGCGAATGCGCGCTGGCCACCCCTTCAACCATCGTGGATATTTCAGGCCCCGCACCAAAGATTTTGCGTGAGGGTGCCATCAGCGCAGAACGCGTTGGCGAAGTACTTGGAGTGTCGGCAGAAAGCCTGCGCTAAATGGGAGTCGGTTTCGCGGGAATCCCGCTGCGCGAATTGGGATTGGTTATCCTCGTTGCAGCGGCCATCACGTATCTCAGCACGGGCATCATCCGCACCGTCATGGTGAAAAGTGGTCGCCTCAATGAGATTCGTGAACGAGACGTCCATGTCATCCCCAAACCACGGCTTGGTGGCGTGGCGATGTTCAGTGGATTTCTCGGCGCAGTATTCCTTGCGGACCAGCTTCCCGCCTTGACTCGCGGGTTCATGCCCATCACCCCGGAGATGAATGCCGTCATTTGGGCAGGCTTTGTCATCGTGGTGGTGGGCGCACTGGATGACCTTTTTGATCTTGATGCCATCACTAAATTGGTGGGTCAAGTAATTGGTGCGGTGACTATGAGTTTGCTTGGTCTCACGTGGTCCATCCTCTATGTTCCCTTCGGTGGGGGCACCACATTGCTTCTCGACCAAGTCCAGTCAACAATCTTGACATCCCTGTTCACCGTGGCGTTGATTAATGCTCTGAACTTCGTTGACGGTCTTGACGGCTTGAGTGCCGGCGTAGGAATGATCGCGGGTGCAGCCATCCTGCTGTTCTCCCTGACGATTCTCTTCGACCAAAACGGCGCCGTATCGGCCTATCCGCCGGCCATCATCGCAGCGGCTCTCGTAGGAATTTGCGCGGGAGTTTTGCCCCATAATTTTGAACCCTCGCGAATATTTATGGGCGATTCCGGCTCCATGCTCATCGGCCTGCTGTTGGCTGCAGCATCGACCTCAGCGTCAGGAAAAATCAACATGAGCCTGTATGGCGCAGCTGATTTTATCGCATTGATCTCACCCATCATCGTTGTTCTCGCCGCCGTGGCCATCCCACTGCTCGACCTCGTGATGGCAGTGGTTAGGCGCGTGGGCAGGGGAGCATCACCCTTTTCCCCGGACAAAATGCATCTGCACCACCGACTGCTGTCCATCGGACACACCCATAGGCGCGTGGTCCTAGTGCTCTACACCTGGGCGAGCGCCGTGGCATTCGGCGCAGTGAGCTTCTCCGTCGTTCCGCCACTGTTTGCCACCGGATCGAGCATCTGTGGCATCCTCATCGCCGTCGCTGTCACAGCCGTGCCAGTGATGAAAAGCCGGCGAGCCGCCAAACTTGATTAAGTGATTGTCACTTTGGATTGTCATATTGGGCGAATAAACCGGTAGGATTCCCCTTCGTGAGCGCCGAAAATACCGAGAACACAGATTCCCCATTTGAAATCTCCGAGTTTGATGATCACCGACGCCCCCTCCAGCGGGCCCTCAAATTCGGTTCCATCGCCCTAATTGTCTTCACCCTGATCTCCCTAGCGATCTGGGGTGCTACTCGCGGCGTACCCGGCGTATGGGGAGTTGTTATCGGCGCAGCAGTTGGCGGAGGCTTTGTCCTCTTAACGGCTCTCAGCGTCCTGTTTACAGCTAATTCCAACGTCACCACCACCGGTGCGGTGGTGCTCGGTGGCTGGCTGCTGAAGATCGTTATTCTGATCATCGTGCTTGCAGTCATCAAAGACATGACCTTCTACGACAACACCGCCCTTTTTGTCACAGTGGTGATTGCCTTAGTAGTTGTCCTGCTGACTGAAGTCTGGGGAGTCGTGACCTCTAGGGTTACATACGTCGGATAAGCAATCGGTCATTTCAACGCCCCCACACCCCTTGAAACAGGGGAGTGGGGGCGTTTTAATACCTGCCCCCGCTACCCATTGTTGACTAGGTGAGTGGGCTTAGGTGTCTCAGAGCACAGTAGTCGGACATTAGAGAGCTGCACCGCAGTAAAAGGCCACGATGTAGGAGGTGGGCGGAGTGTCCGTGCTGGGAAACTGGCGGGGAACTTTTAGAGATAACCCTCCGAATTGCTGGCAAATTTCTGATGAAATTTCTCCGCGAAGCCCACATGAACTACCCCCGTTTACCCTCAAAATAAGCCCTGTGACACACATAACACCCCCTAATCGTACCCGCTCACACGCTATTTTCGAGGTGTGGTTCGCCTTCGGAAACGAATGCCCCCGCCCCACTTGGATAAAAGACGAATTCACCTGTTAGTCTATAACGCGGGTTGAACCGAGAAACCCCTCAAGGCAGCAGACAATAGCCGCAAGGGGTTTTGCGGAGCACGTCCCCTGTGATCGTTGCGCTGATGTGCGACGGAGTCCGTAGCGATTACAGCGAGTTTTTCAGACGTCCATCGCACCGTGCACAACAACATTTCAGGTGCACGGCCCGAACACGGGAGAGAACGCTGAGCGTTACAACACTGTCCATGAAGGGCGAATTCCACGCCCCCGATTTGGACAAAGAATTTTTCCCGGGGCACGTAACCGATAGTGGTGAAGTCGTGAACATGCTGTTCACCGATTTCGCTAATGGTTGGTTCGCAATGGACCGCATCGTATTGATCCGTCTTCTTATGACGGCAGTCGTTGTGGTCTTCTTCCTTTGGGCTATGCGCAAGCCAAAGCTTGTTCCGCATGGCGTCCAGAATTTTGCAGAGTACGCACTCGATTTCGTTCGTATTCACATCGCTGAAGACATCCTCGGAAAGAAGGAAGGTCGTCGGTTCCTGCCGATCCTGGCCACCATCTTCTTCGCGGCTCTGTTGATGAACCTTGCAACGATCATCCCGGGACTAAACATCTCCTCCAACTCACGTATTGCATTCCCAATCGTGATGGCGGTAGCTGGTTACATCGCGTTTATCTACGCAGGCTCTAAGCGTTACGGATTCTTCAAATATGTGAAGTCTTCTGTTGTGATTCCGAACATTCCACCAGCACTTCACGTCTTGGTGGTTCCAATTGAGTTCTTCTCTACATTCATCTTGAGGCCAGTCACCCTGGCACTGCGTTTGATGGCCAACTTCCTTGCTGGCCACATCATCCTGGTTCTGCTTTTCTCCGCAACGAACTTCTTCTTCTTCCAGTTCAACGGATGGACAGCAATGTCCGGCGTAACCATCTTGATGGCAGTACTCTTCACGGTTTACGAGATCATTGTTATCTTCCTGCAGGCATACATCTTCGCTCTGCTGGTCGCTGTATACATTGAGCTTTCACTTCACGCGGATTCTCACTAGATGAAAAAGGTCGCTATTAAAAGCTTCTTGCACAAGTCGCCCAGATAGCGAGCGGACCACTCGGTCAACTGAATAACCCCACTAAACACTTCACAGCCCGAACACACGGGCACCAGAAAGGGAACGACACCTCATGAACGAGATCATCCTGGCACAGGACGCAACCGAGTCCACCATCACCGGACTTGGCGCTGTCGGCTACGGCATCGCAACCATCGGACCTGGCCTCGGCATCGGCATCCTGGTTGGTAAGGCTCTCGAGGGTATGGCACGTCAGCCTGAGATGGCTGGACAGCTCCGTACCACCATGTTCCTGGGCATCGCCTTCGTTGAGGCCCTGGCACTGATCGGCCTTGTTGCTGGCTTCCTGTTCTAATCAGCTAACTTAACCGAAAGCTGGTAAACCATGGCGAATTCGATTTACAATTTGGCGCAAGCAGATGCGCTGCCTTTGGAGAGCGGAAACTCAATTCTGTTCCCTCCTCTGTATGACATCGTCTGGTCCCTCATCCCGTTTTTGATCATCCTGATCGTATTTTGGAAGCTTGTTCTTCCGAAGTTCCAGGAGGTCCTGACCGAGCGTGAGGACCGGATCAAGGGAGGCATTCAGCGTGCCGAAGCCGCTCAGGCTGAGGCCAAGGCTGCCCTTGAAAAGTACAACGCACAGCTCGCTGAGGCCCGTACTGAAGCTGCTGAGATCCGTGAGCAGGCGCGCGAGCGCGGCAAGCAGATCGAAGCAGAACTGAAGGACAAGGCTAACGAAGAGAGCAACCGCATCATCGAGTCCGGTAGCAAGCAGCTTCTGGCACAGCGCGAGCAGGTCGTTAACGAACTGCGCCGCGAAATGGGCCAGAACTCCATCAACCTTGCCGAGCACCTTCTTGGAGATCAGCTCTCCGATAACGTGAAGCGCTCTGGCACGATTGATCGCTTCCTCGCTGACCTCGATACCGTGGCACCGAACGGAAAGTAGGCGACATGCACGCAGCAAGCCGCGAGGCACTGGCAAAGGTTTCGTCCGATCTGGACGCTGCTCTAGCAGCAGACAACACCATGGCAGTTGCCGCCCAGGCTGGAACTGAGCTTTTCGACGTCGTCGACATTCTCGACGGCGACCGAGCTCTGCGTGTTGCTGTTGCCGACTCTTCTAAGGACGCACACAGCCGAGTCGGCCTCATTGAGGCTGTCTTCGGTGGAAAAGTGAGCCCATCTGTTCTCGAAGTCCTCAAGGACGCCGCAGAGCAGACCTGGTCCACTCCACGCGAGTTCCGCGCTGGACTAGTCCAACTTGGCCGTCGCGCCCTTCTTCGCTCTGCGGAGAAACAGGGTCAGCTTGGTCAGGTGGAAGATGAACTGTTCCGACTCAGCCGAATCCTGGATCGCGAAAGCAAGCTGACTCAGCTTCTTTCAGATCGCACTCAGGAAATTGGCGGTCGACGTGACCTCCTGGCTAAGGTGCTCTACGGCAAGGTAACTGCTGTTACCGAAGCCCTCGCACTGCAGGCTATTGGTCGCCCTGAGCACAACCCAATTGACGATATCGCAGCTTTGGCTGGCGCTGTAGCAGAGCTACAGGGTCGTTCCGTTGCACATGTCGTTACCGCAGTTGAACTCAACGAGGGACAGCAACAAGCGCTAGCTGAAAAGCTGGGACGTATTTATGGTCGTGCGATGAGCATCCACTCCGAGGTTGATACCAGCCTCCTCGGTGGAATGATCATCCGCGTCGGAGACGAAGTAATTGACGGCAGCACCTCGGGCAAACTCGAGCGTCTGCGGGCAAGCTTCGCATAAAGACACGACGAATTAGACAACATTAGTAATGCTGGAAGAAACAACCGAGAGCAGGAAGAACATGGCGGAGCTGACGATCTCCTCCGATGAGATCCGTAGCGCGATTGCGAACTACACCTCGAGCTACTCCGCGGAGGCCTCCCGTGAGGAGGTCGGCGTGGTTATTTCGGCCGCTGACGGTATCGCCCAGGTTTCGGGCCTCCCGTCAGTAATGGCGAATGAGCTCCTCGAATTCCCGGGCGGCGTCATCGGCGTCGCACAGAACCTTGAAGCTGACCGAGTCGGCGTCGTGGTCCTGGGTAACTACGAGCTACTTAAAGAAGGCGACCAAGTTCGTCGTACTGGAGACGTTCTGTCTATCCCAGTCGGCGAGGCATTCCTTGGCCGCGTTATCAACCCCCTTGGCCAGCCAATTGACGGCCTGGGCGAAATTGCATCCGAAGAGGACCGCGTCCTCGAGCTTCAGGCACCAACCGTGCTTGAGCGCCAGCCTGTCGAGGAGCCTTTGGCAACCGGCATCAAGGCTATCGATGCAATGACCCCAATCGGCCGCGGTCAGCGTCAGCTGATCATTGGTGACCGTAAGACTGGCAAGACCGCAGTCTGTGTCGATACCATCCTTAACCAGAAGGCCAACTGGGAGACCGGCGACAAGACCAAGCAGGTTCGCTGCATCTACGTCGCAATCGGTCAGAAGGGCTCCACCATTGCAGCCCTGCGTAAGACCCTCGAGGAGCAGGGCGCTCTCGAGTACACCACCATCGTGGCTGCACCCGCTTCCGATGCTGCAGGCTTCAAGTGGCTTGCACCATTCGCTGGCGCTGCTCTCGCCCAGCACTGGATGTACCAGGGCAACCACGTCCTGGTCATCTACGATGATCTGACCAAGCAGGCTGAGGCATACCGTGCTATCTCCCTGCTGCTGCGTCGCCCACCGGGCCGCGAAGCATACCCAGGTGACGTCTTCTACCTGCACTCCCGTCTGCTGGAGCGCGCTGCGAAGCTGTCCGATGAACTAGGCGCAGGTTCTATTACAGCACTGCCAATCATTGAGACCAAGGCTAATGACGTTTCCGCCTTCATTCCTACCAACGTGATTTCCATCACCGACGGTCAGGTATTCCTTGAGTCCGACCTGTTCAACCGTGGCGTTCGCCCGGCGATCAACGTCGGTGTATCCGTCTCCCGTGTCGGTGGCGCAGCTCAGACCAAGGGTATGAAGAAGGTTGCCGGTTCTCTCCGTCTGGATCTGGCTGCATTCCGCGACCTGGAAGCATTCGCTACCTTCGCATCTGACTTGGATGCTGCATCCAAGTCTCAGCTTGAGCGTGGCCAGCGCCTCGTTCAGCTGTTGATTCAGTCTGAGAACGCACCTCAGGCTGTTGAGTACCAGATCATTTCTCTCTGGCTTGCAGGCGAAGGCGCATTCGACAACGTTCCTGTTGAAGATGTTCGTCGCTTCGAGTCCGAACTGCACGAGTACTTAGGCTCCAACGCTGCACAGGTCTACGAGCAGATCGCTGGTGGAGCTCAGCTTTCCGACGAGTCCAAGGAAACCTTGCTCAAGGCAACCGAAGATTTCAAGAGCGCTTTCCAGACCACCGATGGCACCCCTGTCATCAACGAGCCTGAGGTTGAAGCACTCGATGCAGGCCAGGTCAAGAAAGACCAGCTCACCGTTTCCCGCAAGGTCAGCAAGAAGTAAGGCAGCGAGCCTACACTAAATGACTGTCCAAGCAACTGAAGGGAGGCGTGTGAACCATGGCAACAATTCGTGAATTGCGTGACCGAATTCGTTCGGTTAACTCAACCAAGAAGATCACCAAGGCTCAAGAGCTCATCGCCACCTCTCGCATCACCAAGGCACAGGGTCGCGTCGCGGCAGCTGCGCCGTACGCCGAGGAAATCCAGCGCGTGCTGGAGCGCCTCGCGTCGGCAAGCTCCCTAGACCACCCAATGCTGCGTGAGC from Corynebacterium glutamicum ATCC 13032 carries:
- the prfA gene encoding peptide chain release factor 1, giving the protein MASQVSAVDDILSEYHGLEQQMADPELHNDAAAARRVGKRYSELQPIINVHRDLVSAQEDLEAAREMAHEDHEFQAEAERLEVEVVELEEKLADLLAPRDPHDGEDIVMEIKAGAGGEEAALFAGDLLRMYQKFADKHGFVVEVLDSAESDLGGVKDITLSIRSRQPSRDGAWSQFKFEGGVHRVQRVPVTESQGRIQTSAAGVLVYPEPDEVENVEIDEKDIRVDVYRSSGKGGQGVNTTDSAVRITHLPTGLVVTCQKERSQIQNRARAMQVLAARLQAMKEEEAAAEAATGRAAQIRTMDRSERIRTYNWPENRISDHRIGFKANNLDSVLDGELDDLFTALQAAERAERLEAEG
- the prmC gene encoding peptide chain release factor N(5)-glutamine methyltransferase — protein: MLTLGEALRDATATLERAGVASPLVDARLIAAHLLGCGPLDIALRMRDEVPAGFAAAVERRARREPLQHILGTAPMGPLDLHVGPGVFIPRPETEVLADWAVRQVAGDVEKRKIVDLCTGSGALAAYIGHALIDATLYAVELDPGAATWAQRNFDEFAPQVKLIHGDVTDPTLLAEVHGTIDLVVSNPPYVPESDDLDPEVYQDPHMAVFSGADGMDVINKMVHLIFNLLKSGGAVGIEHDDTTSDAVRQVFSQHGGFGTIEVLHDLTGRARFVTARKL
- a CDS encoding L-threonylcarbamoyladenylate synthase, coding for MSRIYDCADQDSRAAGLKAAVDAVKAGQLVVLPTDTLYGLGCDAFNNEAVANLLATKHRGPDMPVPVLVGSWDTIQGLVHSYSAQAKALVEAFWPGGLSIIVPQAPSLPWNLGDTRGTVMLRMPLHPVAIELLRQTGPMAVSSANISGHTPPTTVLEARQQLNQNVAVYLDGGECALATPSTIVDISGPAPKILREGAISAERVGEVLGVSAESLR
- a CDS encoding MraY family glycosyltransferase — its product is MGVGFAGIPLRELGLVILVAAAITYLSTGIIRTVMVKSGRLNEIRERDVHVIPKPRLGGVAMFSGFLGAVFLADQLPALTRGFMPITPEMNAVIWAGFVIVVVGALDDLFDLDAITKLVGQVIGAVTMSLLGLTWSILYVPFGGGTTLLLDQVQSTILTSLFTVALINALNFVDGLDGLSAGVGMIAGAAILLFSLTILFDQNGAVSAYPPAIIAAALVGICAGVLPHNFEPSRIFMGDSGSMLIGLLLAAASTSASGKINMSLYGAADFIALISPIIVVLAAVAIPLLDLVMAVVRRVGRGASPFSPDKMHLHHRLLSIGHTHRRVVLVLYTWASAVAFGAVSFSVVPPLFATGSSICGILIAVAVTAVPVMKSRRAAKLD
- the atpB gene encoding F0F1 ATP synthase subunit A, with product MKGEFHAPDLDKEFFPGHVTDSGEVVNMLFTDFANGWFAMDRIVLIRLLMTAVVVVFFLWAMRKPKLVPHGVQNFAEYALDFVRIHIAEDILGKKEGRRFLPILATIFFAALLMNLATIIPGLNISSNSRIAFPIVMAVAGYIAFIYAGSKRYGFFKYVKSSVVIPNIPPALHVLVVPIEFFSTFILRPVTLALRLMANFLAGHIILVLLFSATNFFFFQFNGWTAMSGVTILMAVLFTVYEIIVIFLQAYIFALLVAVYIELSLHADSH
- a CDS encoding ATP synthase F0 subunit C; translated protein: MNEIILAQDATESTITGLGAVGYGIATIGPGLGIGILVGKALEGMARQPEMAGQLRTTMFLGIAFVEALALIGLVAGFLF
- a CDS encoding F0F1 ATP synthase subunit B, which encodes MANSIYNLAQADALPLESGNSILFPPLYDIVWSLIPFLIILIVFWKLVLPKFQEVLTEREDRIKGGIQRAEAAQAEAKAALEKYNAQLAEARTEAAEIREQARERGKQIEAELKDKANEESNRIIESGSKQLLAQREQVVNELRREMGQNSINLAEHLLGDQLSDNVKRSGTIDRFLADLDTVAPNGK
- a CDS encoding F0F1 ATP synthase subunit delta — its product is MHAASREALAKVSSDLDAALAADNTMAVAAQAGTELFDVVDILDGDRALRVAVADSSKDAHSRVGLIEAVFGGKVSPSVLEVLKDAAEQTWSTPREFRAGLVQLGRRALLRSAEKQGQLGQVEDELFRLSRILDRESKLTQLLSDRTQEIGGRRDLLAKVLYGKVTAVTEALALQAIGRPEHNPIDDIAALAGAVAELQGRSVAHVVTAVELNEGQQQALAEKLGRIYGRAMSIHSEVDTSLLGGMIIRVGDEVIDGSTSGKLERLRASFA
- the atpA gene encoding F0F1 ATP synthase subunit alpha, translated to MAELTISSDEIRSAIANYTSSYSAEASREEVGVVISAADGIAQVSGLPSVMANELLEFPGGVIGVAQNLEADRVGVVVLGNYELLKEGDQVRRTGDVLSIPVGEAFLGRVINPLGQPIDGLGEIASEEDRVLELQAPTVLERQPVEEPLATGIKAIDAMTPIGRGQRQLIIGDRKTGKTAVCVDTILNQKANWETGDKTKQVRCIYVAIGQKGSTIAALRKTLEEQGALEYTTIVAAPASDAAGFKWLAPFAGAALAQHWMYQGNHVLVIYDDLTKQAEAYRAISLLLRRPPGREAYPGDVFYLHSRLLERAAKLSDELGAGSITALPIIETKANDVSAFIPTNVISITDGQVFLESDLFNRGVRPAINVGVSVSRVGGAAQTKGMKKVAGSLRLDLAAFRDLEAFATFASDLDAASKSQLERGQRLVQLLIQSENAPQAVEYQIISLWLAGEGAFDNVPVEDVRRFESELHEYLGSNAAQVYEQIAGGAQLSDESKETLLKATEDFKSAFQTTDGTPVINEPEVEALDAGQVKKDQLTVSRKVSKK